In Plantibacter sp. PA-3-X8, one DNA window encodes the following:
- a CDS encoding serine hydrolase, whose product MHLVEDSTETDITRVFQDRITSGVAPGSYVAVFDRERVRFEQGFGGVTVGGPVPDADTLFRIASCTKSFTAAVLLILRDAGRLDLDAPVDGFVPEFAPVLPDGVAVRPTVRMLLTMSGGLGTDDPWGDRQESITVDEFRRLLVRGVRCVTTPGTAFSYSNLGYALLGQVIERVTGGSYIDAVTSLLLEPLGLGAVFERPEGDGAVTATGHRVRRERAVDGDGRFVEVPFSGPGVFSSIGGLFASASTLIGWVRWLDGAWTGDETGPLSSASRREMQQLHRLAPSRPTLDGVPPRLALGYGFGLFVEEDADLGTLVSHSGGYPGYSAHMRWHPTSGFGVVAFENAGYAAVAKPAEQALRLAIAGAKASGELPEPAIRPWPETLVASMTATGLLSHWDDRVAASLFAENVALDRPLDERREAVDAAVTAVGGIAEVASGRATPICDSPDHLVWFVEGTEGRLRLEVRMTPVLPLRVQTFTVTVDDQRE is encoded by the coding sequence ATGCACCTGGTCGAGGACAGCACCGAGACGGACATCACGCGGGTCTTCCAGGACCGGATCACCTCCGGCGTCGCCCCGGGATCGTACGTCGCCGTGTTCGACCGCGAGCGGGTCCGGTTCGAGCAGGGGTTCGGCGGGGTCACCGTGGGCGGTCCGGTGCCCGACGCAGACACGCTGTTCCGCATCGCCTCCTGCACGAAGAGTTTCACCGCGGCCGTGCTCCTCATCCTCCGCGACGCCGGTCGCCTCGACCTGGACGCGCCGGTGGACGGGTTCGTGCCGGAGTTCGCGCCGGTGCTCCCTGACGGCGTCGCCGTCCGGCCGACCGTGCGTATGCTCCTGACGATGTCGGGTGGGCTCGGAACGGACGATCCGTGGGGTGACCGCCAGGAGTCGATCACCGTGGACGAGTTCCGGCGGCTGCTCGTGCGCGGCGTCCGATGCGTCACGACACCCGGGACGGCGTTCTCCTACTCGAACCTCGGCTACGCGTTGCTCGGGCAGGTCATCGAGCGTGTGACCGGTGGCTCCTACATCGACGCGGTGACCTCGCTCCTGCTGGAGCCGCTCGGACTCGGCGCCGTGTTCGAGCGACCCGAGGGCGACGGGGCGGTCACGGCGACCGGTCATCGTGTCCGCCGCGAACGGGCCGTCGATGGAGACGGCCGATTCGTCGAGGTCCCGTTCTCCGGCCCCGGGGTCTTCTCCTCGATCGGCGGACTCTTCGCCTCGGCCTCCACCCTGATCGGATGGGTGCGCTGGCTCGACGGCGCCTGGACCGGGGACGAGACCGGACCACTGTCGAGCGCCAGCCGCCGCGAGATGCAGCAGCTGCACCGGCTGGCTCCGTCGCGGCCCACCCTCGACGGCGTGCCGCCGAGACTCGCGCTCGGCTACGGCTTCGGCCTCTTCGTCGAAGAGGACGCCGACCTCGGGACGCTCGTCTCGCACTCGGGCGGCTACCCCGGTTACAGCGCCCACATGCGGTGGCACCCGACATCGGGGTTCGGCGTCGTCGCCTTCGAGAACGCCGGCTACGCCGCCGTGGCGAAGCCCGCCGAACAGGCCCTGCGGCTGGCGATCGCGGGCGCCAAGGCCTCCGGTGAGCTGCCGGAACCGGCGATCCGCCCCTGGCCGGAGACCCTCGTGGCGTCGATGACCGCGACCGGGCTGCTGTCGCACTGGGACGACCGCGTCGCCGCGTCGCTGTTCGCCGAGAACGTCGCCCTCGACCGCCCGCTGGACGAGCGACGCGAGGCGGTCGACGCCGCTGTCACCGCCGTCGGTGGCATCGCCGAGGTGGCTTCGGGACGTGCGACGCCGATCTGCGATTCGCCGGACCACCTGGTCTGGTTCGTCGAGGGGACGGAGGGCCGCCTCCGCCTGGAGGTCCGGATGACACCCGTGCTTCCGCTCCGGGTCCAGACCTTCACGGTGACGGTCGACGACCAGCGGGAGTGA
- a CDS encoding aldose 1-epimerase family protein produces the protein MTESTSAVSPSASVDRRPISGRRVDLEHGAYTASIASVGASLRFLRHDGRDLVVPFDAEEVRPAFRGAMLAPWPNRVVDGRYTFAGVDHQLALTEPARGHALHGLAAWSEWDLVSSSTASAAFRVVIEAQEGYPFRVQVTATYTLDDDGLRTDVEALNLGDVDAPYGTGPHPYLVAGEGRVDDWTLELPAAVVLTVTPDRLIPVSLEPVDTEATEHFDFRSPRAIGDTFVDHAYTALDRDVDGRVTVRVATPSGSGVAMHWGDGLPWVQVHTADQPVAELNRLGLAVEPMTCPPDAFSTGTDLVVLAPNTPHRVSWTIAAL, from the coding sequence GTGACCGAATCCACCAGCGCCGTGTCCCCGTCCGCCTCCGTCGACCGACGTCCGATCTCGGGACGTCGTGTCGATCTCGAGCACGGTGCGTACACCGCGTCGATCGCCTCGGTCGGTGCCTCATTGCGGTTCCTGCGGCACGACGGCCGAGACCTCGTGGTCCCGTTCGACGCCGAGGAGGTCCGTCCGGCGTTCCGCGGCGCCATGCTCGCCCCGTGGCCCAACCGCGTCGTCGACGGCCGATACACCTTCGCCGGCGTCGACCACCAGCTCGCACTCACGGAACCCGCTCGCGGTCACGCCCTCCACGGACTCGCCGCCTGGTCGGAGTGGGACCTCGTGTCGTCGAGCACGGCGTCGGCGGCGTTCCGCGTGGTCATCGAGGCGCAGGAGGGCTATCCGTTCCGCGTCCAGGTCACCGCGACCTACACGCTCGACGACGACGGACTCCGCACCGACGTCGAGGCGCTGAACCTCGGCGACGTCGACGCGCCCTACGGCACGGGACCGCACCCGTACCTCGTCGCGGGTGAGGGCCGTGTCGACGACTGGACGCTCGAACTGCCCGCCGCCGTGGTGCTCACCGTCACGCCGGACCGGCTCATCCCGGTCTCGCTGGAGCCGGTCGACACGGAGGCGACGGAGCACTTCGACTTCCGGTCACCCCGGGCCATCGGCGACACCTTCGTCGACCACGCGTACACGGCGCTCGATCGCGACGTCGACGGCCGGGTCACGGTGCGCGTGGCGACGCCATCCGGCAGCGGCGTCGCCATGCACTGGGGTGACGGTCTGCCCTGGGTCCAGGTGCACACGGCCGATCAGCCCGTCGCGGAGCTGAACCGACTGGGGCTCGCCGTCGAACCGATGACCTGCCCACCCGACGCCTTCTCGACCGGGACCGACCTCGTCGTCCTGGCTCCCAATACACCACACCGGGTGTCCTGGACCATCGCAGCACTCTGA
- a CDS encoding metal-sensitive transcriptional regulator codes for MIEDIKKRALHRTKILEGQMRGLEKMIENEDYCMDIITQSLAIQKSLGSLNKLLVENHLLTHVTQMFEEGGDSKDAAVGELLRIFELSNNRG; via the coding sequence GTGATCGAAGACATCAAGAAGCGGGCCCTGCACCGGACGAAGATCCTCGAGGGCCAGATGCGTGGCCTCGAGAAGATGATCGAGAACGAGGACTACTGCATGGACATCATCACGCAGTCGCTCGCCATCCAGAAGTCGCTGGGGTCCCTCAACAAGCTGCTCGTCGAGAACCACCTGCTGACGCACGTCACGCAGATGTTCGAGGAGGGCGGGGACAGCAAGGACGCCGCGGTCGGCGAGCTCCTGCGGATCTTCGAGCTCAGCAACAACCGCGGCTGA
- a CDS encoding MurR/RpiR family transcriptional regulator, with the protein MNDDTLFLTDEDTAVPGERPEQRLERRSASVLKHRLLEQERKQFEESLASAKADGALERAAALIVSARRRFLIGASKSFTYASLLAADLSYGLANVTLIDGTIVRPLDVLSDVRTSDVMIAVSLQRYRKYTIDSVVPFAEAGGSLVLITDAPDAPLTPYADETIVLGRAEDGHPSSSIGIALTLHILATLTTASAKGAGRRAVERERLAETLGVYVSDEH; encoded by the coding sequence GTGAACGACGACACCCTCTTCCTCACCGATGAGGACACCGCCGTCCCCGGCGAACGCCCGGAGCAGCGTCTCGAACGACGCTCCGCGTCCGTCCTGAAGCACCGACTCCTCGAGCAGGAACGCAAGCAGTTCGAGGAGTCTCTCGCCTCGGCCAAGGCGGACGGCGCCCTCGAACGCGCAGCGGCCCTCATCGTCTCCGCCCGGCGACGATTCCTCATCGGGGCGTCGAAGTCGTTCACCTACGCGTCCCTCCTCGCCGCGGACCTCAGCTACGGCCTCGCGAACGTCACGCTCATCGACGGCACCATCGTGCGTCCCCTCGACGTCCTGAGCGACGTGCGTACGAGCGACGTCATGATCGCCGTGTCGCTACAGCGGTACCGGAAGTACACGATCGACTCCGTCGTCCCGTTCGCCGAGGCGGGAGGCAGCCTCGTACTCATCACGGACGCGCCGGACGCCCCGCTGACCCCGTACGCCGACGAGACGATCGTGCTCGGCCGTGCCGAGGACGGCCACCCGAGTTCCTCGATCGGGATCGCGCTCACCCTGCACATCCTCGCCACGCTCACGACGGCCAGCGCCAAGGGCGCCGGCCGTCGGGCGGTGGAGCGGGAGCGCCTCGCCGAGACGCTCGGGGTCTACGTCTCCGACGAGCACTGA
- a CDS encoding MFS transporter → MSTAPTTPRTRSERLDALPFTKAHGRLLVGSGVGWALDAMDVGLVSFVLAQLAVQWQLGNTELSWIASAGFLGMAIGATLGGLLADRVGRRHVFAITLLVFGIATGASALAWGLGVLIVLRFVVGLGLGAELPVASTLMSEFAPPRIRGRIIVFLEAFWAIGWIAAALIGYLVVPTSDDGWRWALAIGALPAVYAAIVRTRLPESVRFLESRGRHREAETVVREFEASAGVAHPEPAVDTTTDTPVSAGLSAGERLRGLWVPTHRRDTGSLWIVWFCVNFSYYGAFIWIPTILVASGFSLVRSFGFTLIITLAQIPGYAVSAWLIEAWGRKQTLATFLAGSAVSAVLFGTATTEPTIIVFGMCLSFCNLGAWGALYATTPELYPTALRATGAGWAAGIGRIASIIAPLSVPVLLLAGQALLFSVFAAFFVVAAVAALFLSDMRGRSLD, encoded by the coding sequence GTGTCCACCGCCCCCACCACACCCCGCACCCGCAGCGAGCGCCTCGACGCGCTCCCGTTCACCAAGGCACACGGGCGACTGCTCGTCGGTTCCGGCGTCGGCTGGGCCCTCGATGCCATGGACGTGGGACTCGTGTCCTTCGTGCTCGCCCAGCTCGCCGTGCAGTGGCAGCTCGGGAACACGGAGCTCTCCTGGATCGCCTCAGCCGGGTTCCTCGGCATGGCCATCGGTGCGACGCTCGGGGGCTTGCTCGCCGACCGGGTCGGACGGCGCCACGTCTTCGCGATCACCCTGCTCGTGTTCGGCATCGCGACGGGCGCGTCGGCCCTCGCCTGGGGACTCGGCGTGCTCATCGTGCTGCGATTCGTCGTCGGCCTCGGACTCGGCGCCGAGCTGCCCGTCGCCTCGACCCTCATGAGTGAGTTCGCCCCGCCACGGATCCGCGGGCGGATCATCGTGTTCCTGGAGGCGTTCTGGGCGATCGGGTGGATCGCCGCCGCCCTCATCGGCTATCTGGTCGTGCCGACGAGCGACGACGGGTGGCGCTGGGCGCTCGCCATCGGCGCGTTGCCCGCGGTCTACGCGGCCATCGTGCGGACGCGACTGCCGGAGTCGGTGCGCTTCCTCGAGTCGCGTGGGCGCCACCGCGAGGCGGAAACCGTCGTCCGCGAGTTCGAGGCCTCGGCGGGCGTCGCCCACCCGGAGCCAGCCGTCGACACCACCACCGACACCCCCGTGAGCGCCGGTCTCTCCGCCGGCGAGCGCCTCCGTGGGCTGTGGGTACCCACGCACCGCCGCGACACCGGTTCGCTCTGGATCGTGTGGTTCTGCGTCAACTTCTCCTACTACGGTGCGTTCATCTGGATCCCGACGATCCTCGTCGCCTCCGGGTTCTCCCTCGTCCGGTCCTTCGGTTTCACCCTGATCATCACCCTCGCCCAGATCCCGGGCTACGCCGTCTCGGCATGGTTGATCGAGGCCTGGGGCCGGAAGCAGACCCTCGCGACCTTCCTGGCGGGCTCCGCGGTGTCGGCGGTCCTGTTCGGCACGGCGACGACCGAACCGACGATCATCGTGTTCGGGATGTGCTTGTCCTTCTGCAACCTCGGCGCCTGGGGCGCCTTGTACGCGACCACCCCGGAGCTGTATCCGACAGCGCTCCGTGCGACGGGGGCGGGATGGGCCGCCGGCATCGGCCGCATCGCCTCGATCATCGCCCCGCTGTCGGTCCCGGTGCTCCTCCTCGCAGGACAGGCCCTGCTCTTCTCCGTGTTCGCCGCCTTCTTCGTCGTCGCCGCGGTCGCCGCACTGTTCCTCTCGGACATGCGCGGCCGCTCCCTCGACTGA
- a CDS encoding mechanosensitive ion channel family protein, with translation MFVWQSWWGVAAAAGIALIAALVVIVIVSVSFRMAARRSDWPGALAGSARHPFRALVILVAVWPAVAATLPDETARGFIDQTFRIAVIAAATWLVAALLAFVIGLGQARYRIDVPNNKVARRMQTQLALVRRLAIAVVVIVGVASILLTFPGVQGVGASVLASAGVVSIVAGLAAQSVLGNVFAGIQLAFSDAIRVDDVVIVEGEWGRIEEITLTYVVVGIWDDRRMVLPSTYFTSTPFQNWTRNTSELLGSVEFDLDWWVSPAVMRTELERILDRTDLWDGRAQVLQVTDAVGGYVRIRILVTAVDAPTLFDLRCLVREQMVEWILAQNPSAIPRNRVQMVEQEPRPVPKRGGPVTEPVGLFSGSAEAEQRASLFTSSITLPDLDDEPER, from the coding sequence ATGTTCGTATGGCAGAGCTGGTGGGGTGTCGCCGCAGCAGCCGGGATAGCGCTGATCGCAGCGCTCGTCGTCATCGTGATCGTGTCGGTCTCATTCCGGATGGCGGCGCGGCGGAGCGACTGGCCGGGTGCGCTCGCCGGGAGTGCCAGGCACCCCTTCCGGGCCCTCGTGATCCTGGTCGCCGTGTGGCCGGCGGTTGCGGCGACGCTTCCCGATGAGACCGCCCGTGGGTTCATCGACCAGACCTTCCGGATCGCCGTCATCGCCGCAGCGACGTGGCTGGTCGCCGCGCTGCTCGCCTTCGTCATCGGGCTCGGCCAGGCTCGGTACCGCATCGACGTCCCGAACAACAAGGTCGCCCGCCGCATGCAGACGCAGCTCGCGCTCGTCCGTCGCCTGGCGATCGCGGTCGTCGTCATCGTCGGTGTCGCGTCGATCCTCCTGACGTTCCCCGGCGTCCAGGGCGTCGGGGCGAGCGTGCTGGCCTCCGCCGGTGTCGTGAGCATCGTCGCCGGCCTCGCGGCGCAGTCCGTCCTCGGGAACGTGTTCGCCGGGATCCAGCTCGCCTTCAGCGATGCGATCCGGGTCGACGACGTCGTCATCGTCGAGGGGGAGTGGGGCCGGATCGAGGAGATCACCCTCACCTACGTCGTCGTCGGCATCTGGGACGATCGCCGTATGGTGCTCCCGTCCACCTACTTCACCTCCACGCCCTTCCAGAACTGGACGCGGAACACGAGCGAGCTGCTCGGGTCGGTCGAGTTCGACCTCGACTGGTGGGTGAGCCCCGCGGTCATGCGGACCGAGCTGGAGCGCATCCTCGACCGCACCGACCTCTGGGACGGCCGGGCGCAGGTCCTGCAGGTCACGGACGCCGTGGGCGGCTACGTGCGCATCCGCATCCTCGTCACCGCGGTGGACGCACCGACCCTCTTCGACCTCCGGTGCCTCGTGCGCGAGCAGATGGTCGAGTGGATCCTCGCGCAGAACCCGTCGGCGATCCCGCGCAACCGGGTGCAGATGGTCGAGCAGGAGCCTCGTCCGGTGCCGAAGCGCGGCGGGCCGGTCACCGAGCCCGTCGGGCTGTTCAGCGGCAGCGCCGAGGCCGAACAGCGCGCGAGCCTCTTCACGTCCTCGATCACCCTGCCCGACCTGGACGACGAGCCCGAACGCTGA
- a CDS encoding MFS transporter, whose amino-acid sequence MSNTSTSGLPAPVRSLVPARMDRLPWTRFHWMIVVGLGFSWVLDGLEIQIVASAGFQKSLGLSAAEVGLLGTIYLLGQVTGALVFGRMADRLGRKKLFILTLAIYLVASGIAGLSPTFWFLAIFRFFAGMGIGGEYAAINSAIDELIPSKYRGHVDIAINGTYWGGAALGSAANLFLLNTDYFAEDVGWRIGFFIGPVLGLAIIFLRRHIPESPRWLMTHGREQEAEATVDDIEATVRKQGGTIEPVDESKALTVQAQGHIPIRTIFGVLFSKYPKRTFVGLAMMITQSFLYNAIFFTYALVLQNFYGTSPSSTQYYFFPFAIGNLLGPLLLGRLFDTWGRRQMIFLTYGVSGAVLAVSAVLFNAGALDATTQTIFWCVSFFFASAGASSAYLTVSEIFPLELRSQVIGYFFAIGQIAGSVAPLLYGILIGDGTDRGPLTVGYFVGAGVMVLGGLIALIFGVDAARKSLEDITEPLSIVREGKGSGS is encoded by the coding sequence ATGTCGAACACGTCGACCTCCGGGCTACCTGCCCCGGTGCGGAGCCTCGTCCCCGCCAGGATGGACCGATTGCCGTGGACCCGGTTCCACTGGATGATCGTCGTCGGTCTCGGCTTCTCGTGGGTGCTGGACGGCCTCGAGATCCAGATCGTCGCCTCCGCCGGGTTCCAGAAGTCGCTGGGTCTGTCGGCGGCGGAGGTCGGACTCCTCGGGACGATCTACCTCCTCGGCCAGGTGACGGGCGCCCTCGTCTTCGGCCGCATGGCGGACCGCCTCGGCCGCAAGAAGCTCTTCATCCTGACCCTCGCGATCTACCTCGTCGCGAGCGGCATCGCCGGCCTGTCCCCCACGTTCTGGTTCCTCGCCATCTTCCGGTTCTTCGCCGGCATGGGCATCGGTGGCGAGTACGCGGCGATCAACTCGGCCATCGACGAGCTCATCCCGTCGAAGTACCGCGGGCACGTCGACATCGCCATCAACGGCACCTACTGGGGCGGCGCCGCCCTCGGATCGGCGGCGAACCTGTTCCTGCTGAACACCGACTACTTCGCCGAGGACGTCGGCTGGCGCATCGGGTTCTTCATCGGCCCGGTCCTCGGTCTCGCCATCATCTTCCTGCGCCGCCACATCCCCGAGAGTCCGCGGTGGCTCATGACGCACGGTCGGGAACAGGAGGCGGAGGCCACGGTCGACGACATCGAGGCCACCGTCCGCAAGCAGGGCGGGACGATCGAGCCGGTCGACGAGTCGAAGGCGCTCACGGTGCAGGCCCAGGGCCACATCCCGATCCGGACCATCTTCGGCGTCCTCTTCTCGAAGTACCCGAAGCGCACCTTCGTCGGCCTCGCGATGATGATCACCCAGTCGTTCCTGTACAACGCGATCTTCTTCACCTACGCGCTCGTGCTGCAGAACTTCTACGGCACGAGCCCCTCGTCGACGCAGTACTACTTCTTCCCCTTCGCAATCGGCAACCTGCTCGGCCCACTCCTCCTCGGCAGGCTGTTCGACACCTGGGGTCGTCGCCAGATGATCTTCCTCACCTACGGGGTCTCCGGGGCGGTCCTGGCGGTTTCGGCGGTGCTCTTCAACGCCGGTGCGCTCGACGCGACGACCCAGACGATCTTCTGGTGCGTCTCGTTCTTCTTCGCCTCCGCCGGTGCGTCAAGCGCCTACCTGACCGTGAGCGAGATCTTCCCGCTCGAGCTCCGCAGCCAGGTGATCGGCTACTTCTTCGCGATCGGACAGATCGCGGGTTCGGTCGCGCCGCTGCTCTACGGGATCCTGATCGGTGACGGCACCGACCGCGGGCCGCTCACCGTGGGCTACTTCGTGGGTGCCGGCGTGATGGTCCTCGGCGGGTTGATCGCCCTCATCTTCGGCGTCGACGCCGCGCGGAAGTCCCTCGAGGACATCACGGAACCCCTGTCGATCGTGCGCGAGGGGAAGGGCTCGGGAAGCTGA
- a CDS encoding DUF445 domain-containing protein yields MTSSPTLELTAADADRARALRSMKRLATGLLLVMAVIFAVAFALEGRYPWLAYVRAAAEGGMVGALADWFAVTALFRHPLGIPIPHTAIIPKRKDEIGVSLGEFVETNFLSEEVVRQKLASVSVSEKLGGWLSEPANAERVTAEGSIAVRGLLETLSDDDVREVIEALASKHLIDPQWAPNIGRWVEHIVGVGAHHDAVDLLLDRTGEWLSTNPKAFERLVSSRLPTWVPSFVDRLVDDKLYREAVSFVQAVRADPDHQLRHALDGYLGELAEQLQHDDATITRFENAKHEVIDSPRVREVAGKTWAAAKSAFLEALDAPDSDLRVRIAGTIADFGRRLSTDRVFSTRVDTRVADALSYVVTRYRHDIASIITETVERWDARETTQKIELLVGRDLQFIRLNGTIVGALAGLAIFTVAQAVLRAF; encoded by the coding sequence ATGACGAGCTCCCCCACACTCGAACTCACCGCTGCCGACGCGGACCGCGCGCGAGCCCTGCGCTCGATGAAGCGCCTGGCCACCGGACTGCTTCTCGTCATGGCGGTCATCTTCGCCGTCGCGTTCGCACTCGAGGGACGCTACCCGTGGTTGGCGTACGTCAGGGCCGCTGCGGAAGGCGGCATGGTCGGGGCGCTCGCGGACTGGTTCGCCGTCACCGCCCTCTTCCGGCACCCGCTCGGCATCCCGATCCCCCACACGGCGATCATCCCGAAGCGCAAGGACGAGATCGGCGTCAGCCTCGGCGAGTTCGTGGAGACCAACTTCCTCTCCGAGGAGGTCGTGCGGCAGAAGCTCGCGTCCGTCTCCGTCTCGGAGAAGCTCGGCGGATGGTTGTCCGAGCCCGCGAACGCCGAGCGGGTCACCGCCGAGGGGTCCATCGCGGTGCGGGGTCTGCTGGAGACGCTGTCCGACGACGACGTCCGCGAAGTCATCGAGGCGTTGGCGTCCAAACACCTCATCGACCCGCAGTGGGCCCCGAACATCGGCCGTTGGGTCGAGCACATCGTCGGCGTCGGCGCGCACCACGACGCGGTCGACCTCCTCCTCGACCGCACGGGTGAATGGCTGAGCACGAATCCGAAGGCGTTCGAACGCCTGGTCTCGAGCCGTCTGCCGACCTGGGTGCCGTCCTTCGTCGACCGGCTGGTGGACGACAAGCTCTACCGGGAGGCCGTGTCCTTCGTCCAGGCCGTCCGCGCGGACCCCGACCACCAGCTCCGTCATGCCCTCGACGGCTACCTCGGCGAGCTCGCGGAGCAACTGCAGCACGACGACGCGACCATCACCCGCTTCGAGAACGCCAAGCACGAGGTCATCGACAGTCCTCGTGTCCGGGAGGTCGCCGGTAAGACCTGGGCGGCCGCGAAGAGCGCGTTCCTCGAGGCACTCGACGCCCCCGACAGCGACCTCCGCGTGCGGATCGCCGGCACCATCGCGGACTTCGGCCGGCGACTGTCGACCGACCGGGTGTTCTCCACCCGCGTCGACACCCGCGTCGCGGACGCCCTGTCCTACGTCGTCACCCGCTACCGGCACGACATCGCGAGCATCATCACCGAGACCGTCGAGCGTTGGGACGCCCGGGAGACGACCCAGAAGATCGAGCTGCTCGTGGGACGCGACCTGCAGTTCATCCGCTTGAACGGCACCATCGTCGGCGCGCTCGCCGGCCTCGCGATCTTCACGGTCGCGCAGGCGGTCCTCCGCGCGTTCTGA
- a CDS encoding N(5)-(carboxyethyl)ornithine synthase: MPAASEPTVQRDAVLGVIGTSLKPDERRVPIHPAHFERIPEEFRSRIVVEHGYGARFGVSDEEIAPYVRSFATRAEVIAQADVVLLPKPQLEDVQELRDGQTLWGWPHCVQDAALTQLAIDKRLTLIAFEAMNHWAADGSFGLHVFHKNNELAGYSSVIHALELCGSTGSYGRRLTAVVIGFGATARGAVTALNAHGIHDVRVLTNRRVAAVAAPIHSARMIQFDHDDGPYLSEVITDEGRVPLAPFLAESDIVVNCTLQDPNAPLLYLREDDLGAFRPGSLIVDVSCDEGMAFEWARTTGFDDPMFTVGRGEINYYAVDHSPSLLWNSSSWENSEALLPFLPTVLAGPAAWADSLTVQRAVEIQDGVILNPAVTEFQHRSAEYPHEVLPG; this comes from the coding sequence CGGGGTGATCGGTACCTCGCTGAAACCCGACGAACGACGCGTGCCGATCCACCCGGCGCACTTCGAGCGCATCCCGGAGGAGTTCCGGTCTCGGATCGTCGTGGAGCACGGCTATGGTGCCCGGTTCGGCGTCTCCGACGAGGAGATCGCGCCCTACGTCCGCTCGTTCGCGACGCGCGCCGAGGTCATCGCGCAGGCGGACGTCGTCCTCCTGCCGAAACCGCAGCTCGAGGACGTCCAGGAGCTCCGGGACGGGCAGACGCTCTGGGGCTGGCCGCACTGCGTCCAGGACGCCGCGCTGACGCAGCTCGCGATCGACAAACGACTCACGCTGATCGCCTTCGAGGCGATGAACCATTGGGCCGCCGACGGCAGTTTCGGGTTGCACGTCTTCCACAAGAACAACGAGCTCGCCGGCTACAGCTCGGTGATCCACGCGTTGGAACTCTGCGGCTCCACCGGCAGCTACGGCCGTCGCCTGACCGCCGTGGTCATCGGGTTCGGCGCGACCGCCCGAGGTGCCGTGACCGCGCTCAACGCCCATGGGATCCACGACGTGCGCGTGCTCACCAACCGCCGGGTCGCGGCGGTCGCGGCGCCCATCCATTCCGCCCGCATGATCCAGTTCGACCACGACGACGGCCCGTACCTCAGCGAGGTCATCACCGACGAGGGCCGCGTTCCGCTCGCACCCTTCCTGGCCGAGAGCGACATCGTCGTCAACTGCACGCTGCAGGACCCGAACGCACCACTGCTCTACCTCCGTGAGGACGATCTCGGCGCGTTCCGGCCCGGCAGCCTCATCGTGGACGTCTCCTGCGATGAGGGCATGGCCTTCGAATGGGCGCGTACCACCGGGTTCGACGACCCGATGTTTACCGTCGGGCGCGGGGAGATCAACTACTACGCGGTCGACCACAGTCCGTCGCTCCTGTGGAACTCGTCCAGCTGGGAGAACAGCGAGGCGTTGCTGCCGTTCCTGCCCACCGTCCTGGCCGGACCGGCCGCCTGGGCCGACAGCCTGACCGTCCAGCGGGCCGTCGAGATCCAGGACGGCGTCATCCTCAACCCGGCGGTCACCGAGTTCCAGCACCGGTCGGCCGAGTACCCGCACGAGGTCCTGCCGGGCTGA
- a CDS encoding response regulator — protein MSQTLAKLTGGPLDSEIIPLEDGQDGELVLPYGEGQLIYRPVGEATNTGDHDGPTTTDYEYVESTEDISPTNRNGNGDDDSIG, from the coding sequence ATGTCACAGACTCTTGCGAAACTCACCGGCGGCCCGCTCGACAGCGAGATCATCCCGCTCGAAGACGGTCAGGACGGCGAGCTCGTCCTACCCTACGGCGAAGGCCAGCTCATCTACCGTCCCGTCGGCGAAGCGACGAACACCGGCGACCACGACGGCCCGACGACGACCGACTACGAGTACGTCGAGTCGACGGAGGACATCTCCCCGACGAACCGCAACGGCAACGGCGACGACGACTCGATCGGCTGA